Within Streptomyces sp. RKAG293, the genomic segment GTGTCTTCCGGGCAGTGCGGGTGCGGCCGTCGCGGGGGACGCGGTACAGCTCCACCGGGAACCGGAGGATCGAGGGACTGACGCGGCGGCGGAGATTGAGGCTGGTCATCCACAGGACGTCCCACAGGCGGCCGGTCTCGTCCTGGACGGTCTGGCGGTCGGTGTCCTCGTCGCTCCACTCGACAGTGTCGGCCCAGGCTGCAGCGGTCAGCGCGACGGATAGAGGGAGTCCCGCCTCCCTGGCGAGTGCTGCGGGAACCTCGATCAGCGCGCCGTCCGCGATCGCCCTGGAGCGCGTATAGACGTGGATGACGTCGCCGAAGAGCTCGGTGAGGGAATCGGCCGGCTGCGCTGGCTCGGCCGTCCAGCGCATCGCGTCTTCGCTGAGGCTGTCGTGATCGGCCGCGCCGCCCATCAGGGGATTGTCGGTCATTGCTTCTCCAAGAGGTTGGGTTTTCGGTGCGGCGGGGGTGCCACTCCCCCGCCGCCGGGCCGGGGCGCAGCCGGTCGGCTGCGCCCCGGGGGTTCTAGACGTTCAGGGGCGGTGCCTCGGCGTACTCCACGCCGCGTTCCGGCGGGATCGGCTCGCCCTCGGGGTCGGTGCAGTAGGCGTTGAAGATTTGGGCGCGGCTGAGCGGGATGGCGGTGTGGTCCTGGAGGTACCAGCCGCACACGCGGGCGCCGTTGTCGGTCGCGGTGCGCACGACCAGGCCGCCGATACGGCCCGCCAGCATCAGCGTCACGATGCGGTCGGTTTCGCCCTGGTCGACCGTGATTCGCTCGCCCGTGGTGCAGAACGGCACCGTGGACACGAAGTAGTCGTCCGACGTGGAGTGCGCGCGGATCGAGACGGTGAGTGTGTGGCACCCATCGCCGACGGCGGTAAGGACGCTGTTGAGTAGTGCGGCGGCGTTCTCGACCGCTCGCGGGAACATTGCGTGCAGGAAGTGGTGGTCCATGGAGTCGCTCGCTCTCGTGTGGTTCTCGGTGGCGGCGGGGGTGCCACTCCCCCGCCGCTTGGGTCCGGGGCGCAGCCGGTGGGCTGCGCCCCGGGTCGGGCTAATCCCAGTCGGGGTCGTTCTGGCAGTGCGCGTATGCGCTGGCTGCTGCGGTATCGGCGTCGGTCGCGTCGAACTCCATGGCCCACCGGGTGAACTCGTCCTCGCTGCTGCGCAGGCAGACGACGTCGTCGGCGACCGGGCCAGGCAGAACCGCGGCGATGAGCAGTTCGCTCAGGTCGACGTCCATGCGCAGCCCGATGACCGTGAACGTCTGGGTGGCGGGGGCGCTCATGTGGTGCGTCGCGGCCGGGGCAGGAGCGCGGGCCGCTGGAGATAGCGGTCAACCAGCATGAGGGCCTGGTCTTGGGTCAGTCCGAGGATGTTGCCCTGGGCGTCCGTGGAGCCGGTGAAGACGATGTCCCCGAAGTACGGGCTAGGCAAAGCCTGGTAGGTGCTCAGGAGCGCGCAGGCGGGGCCGTTCAGCGGCTGGTCGAGGAGGAGGGCGTCCTCATCGACCCACATGATCAGCTGGGTGGTGAGGTCAATCGGCCGCGCGGTGGTGCAACACAGCGCGCGGTCCGGAGTGGCGACGGTGTCCCAGTGGAGCAAGCGGAACCTACCGGTGGGCGAGACCCACAGTGCGAAGGTCTCCACTGCCATGGCGGTCGCGGGCATAGATGTCCCCTTTGATCGGAGGGTGCGCTTTCGGTTCGTGGTCGACTGCCACCGCCGACCAACAAGACAACTATACCATCTAAGCGTCACAAATCGGAGTGACGCGTGGACCTTTCGCGGCTTTGTTTTCCCACGTCAGATGCCGTTTCGTCCCTCTCGGGCGGGGCACCGTGCGGGGCGTGTCGTCACCCCCTGGCGCGAAGCGTCGGGGGCAAGGGAGGTGGCAGCGCGGAGCGAGGGGGCGGGGCGCGCAGCGCGCCGGGGCCGGCTGCCACCTTCCGCAGCGCGTGAGAGCGCGCAGCGCTCGGTCCGGGCCGCAGCGCAGCGGAGGCCCGGCACGCGGGGAGGCGGTACGGGGAAGCGCAGCGGACTCGTACCGCCGGACGGCGCGGGCTGCACGGTGCCCCGCCCGAGAGGGAAAGGGTGTGCAGCCTCACCGCGCCGCACGTCGCCTACTACCGCGTCGCTGCGCCCTGCTGCCGCTGTGTCAGTACGAACCCGCCAGGCGGGCGCCAGGGGGCCCGTGGAGGTTCCTGCCGGGTGGTGCGCCGGTCGTCCCCGGGTGACGGGCTCCATCGGGTAGGCCGGCGACTTCCGCACTGCGGGGCAGTGGGCGCACACCGAAGCGCCCGGGCCGCGCGTTGGGGCTCTTCGGACTGCGACGGTTTCGGTCGGCAGTCGAGGGGCCGCGCAGGCTCCGGGCGCAACGGTGGGCGGGTCGTTGACCAGGTCGGGGCTCGGTGAGGCGAATGGTCAGGTGCGGGTGGA encodes:
- a CDS encoding DUF6573 family protein, which codes for MTDNPLMGGAADHDSLSEDAMRWTAEPAQPADSLTELFGDVIHVYTRSRAIADGALIEVPAALAREAGLPLSVALTAAAWADTVEWSDEDTDRQTVQDETGRLWDVLWMTSLNLRRRVSPSILRFPVELYRVPRDGRTRTARKTHVIAEITGGDNGEPVLNIAQYDED
- a CDS encoding DUF3846 domain-containing protein translates to MPATAMAVETFALWVSPTGRFRLLHWDTVATPDRALCCTTARPIDLTTQLIMWVDEDALLLDQPLNGPACALLSTYQALPSPYFGDIVFTGSTDAQGNILGLTQDQALMLVDRYLQRPALLPRPRRTT